GACCTGGAGAACCGGAAGATCCGGTTTCGCTATACCCGGAATCAACTCCTCCCCAGAGTTGACCTGATCGGCTCCCTCGGTCTCAGCGGGCTGGCCGGCAAAGCACTGCCGCAGCAGGATTTTCAGGACCCGACAAAGACCGTCCTCAGCCCCTTCAACGGCAACTACAACGATTCTCTGAAAGAATTGGAAAGCGGCGGCAACTACTCTTACTCCCTCGGGATTCAGGTCACCTACCCCCTGGGAAACCGGGAGGCCAAAAGCAAAATGGTCCTGGCCCGGTTGAAAAAACGGCAGGCCCTTTTCGGCCTCAGGGATCTGGAAAACCGGGTGATACAGGAGATACGGGAGGCCTACCGGCAGATCCGGACAAACCGGAAAAGGATCGCCGCAACGGAAGCGGCACGGAAGCTCGCCGGGGAACGGCTCAAAAGCGAAACCCGCCGCTTCAAATTAGGGATGGCCACCAGTCATGATGTTCTGGAAGATCAGGAGAAATTCGCCCTCGCCCAACGCAATGAACTCCAGGCTCGAATCGATTACCGAACCTCCCGTGTCAACCTCGAACGGGTCAAGGGAACGCTGCTTGCGTACAAGGGGATCATCCTGGAGCCGGGCGGCTCACGATGACAGACGTCTTCCTTCCCGGTTGAAGAGTGCGTTTCGCAGAAGGCCGATACGGTGGAGACGAAACAGGATCCCGGTCTTCAGGACGCCCAGACCATAGGTGACGCTCCGGGAGAAATTGATCGATGAGGCCTCTTCAAAATATTTTGTGGGACAGGTAATCTCGGCAATCGAATAGCCGAAATAGATGATCTGGGCCAGCATCTGATTATCGAAAACAAAATCGTCGGAATTCTCCGCCAGGGGAAGGGTCTCCAAAACCTCACGGGAGAAGGCCCGGTAGCCGGTATGATATTCCGAGAGCTTGTGGGAGACCAGGAGATTCTCTACCGCCGTCAGGAAACGGTTGCTCATGTATTTGTAGAGCGGCATCCCCCCCCGGAGCGCACCAACGCCCAGGATGCGTGATCCCAGGACGACATCATAAAGCCCCTCGGCAATCAGGGAAGACATGGCCGTGATCAGCTTGGGGGTATACTGGTAATCGGGATGAAGCATTACCACGATATCCGCACCCAACTTCAGCGCCTCGGTGTAGCAGGTCTTCTGGTTTCCCCCGTAACCGAGGTTCGCGTGATGCTGAAAGGTCCGGATCCCCAGACGCTTCG
The sequence above is a segment of the Deltaproteobacteria bacterium genome. Coding sequences within it:
- a CDS encoding glycosyltransferase family 2 protein, with the protein product MLNHKKIVVVLPAYNAEKTLEATYDEIPHDIVDEVLLVDDKSSDRTLEVAKRLGIRTFQHHANLGYGGNQKTCYTEALKLGADIVVMLHPDYQYTPKLITAMSSLIAEGLYDVVLGSRILGVGALRGGMPLYKYMSNRFLTAVENLLVSHKLSEYHTGYRAFSREVLETLPLAENSDDFVFDNQMLAQIIYFGYSIAEITCPTKYFEEASSINFSRSVTYGLGVLKTGILFRLHRIGLLRNALFNREGRRLSS